Proteins encoded in a region of the Desulfovibrio gilichinskyi genome:
- a CDS encoding AAA domain-containing protein, translated as MTDNITKYTKYFQDTLEDELITASAVKGEFKFELSLDELRSGKLTEVNTKKLFQKKPKNTSLIGITIAPVQLQRKINRANSYSNAPATIIPMQVPCRLTKDGYLSPNKFRMPWLVRDYLKPIVSSSEYTLAHTDDVEDYFARNRKDFNSLPWNELYNFFMTALEELTGISRGGNLNISGIDYAVVAKPYVNPNETQSGAAANIKRLYDKLLNSKDFPPLYSSLFNTSAQNRPLLSLEEESHISEEHHLGQMSNSFGLSPSQRQTIHHFFSTHEGEVLAVNGPPGTGKTTLLQSAIASLWIKSILDAPDGKAIPPIIVATSSNNQAVTNVIRDFGTIMKPESENILERRWLPEEIKSLGTYALSEGKYNKPGSDLNDSYLSIAIKYVDSHYRLVGYFTHIEEKDFLDKGYKTFIKAYTQYSGRIPKQTSKKQTLQTIQSRLREKILDKSGEMTKLIELWRICVKDCNSLPELKKDIIEIGNYISETEQVLTEHQKTAQATATYLNIVKNQIQLAAEELTSEPFWYGMLGFLSFIKTKKRAKANAFLIKNDISFEKHPENFQEVYDNLTAKLSEVQQTYAIDMNLVSATENRVTDSRRKKCELNARLDEINTNISLFESKLPEGMTPAFDRDGLYALLERIDTKHRFEIFLLAVHYYEARWLEEALGSVQSDKPLDTKDRLKRISMLTPCIVSTLFMTPKFFSSYGQPLYEFIDLLILDEAGQSSSDKAAAVFALAKKALVVGDIHQIEPVFGITEAIDRGNLLHNKIISSRNEDLPKHLAASCSNAMLMAQQVTPYQCMIAGEPVKERGMHLLEHRRCHKTIISYCKELAYPHMKTLTCHEPDDFYLFPQLGYAHIPSTGQKRNGSWYNPYEAQNISQWMANNRSKILERYQANALSDVLAIVTPFTMQATTLRKYVQDMLPSEEAKSMTIGTVHKLQGAEKPIILFSPVYGPGNVSTPFFDRGLNMLNVAVSRAKHSFLVFGNMSMFQPGDCKPSMILGKHLNFTKGLNELEGFKLVERQTNGPVQHLTTLEQHQDILSQAFTTAQKELLIVSPFLSQKALQADSILSKIKEATQRGVSIKIYADEMLALSGAQYKKERLEKVSELLSQAGAKLHFARGLHNKTLIIDNHTLVEGSFNWLSARRDKLARLEHSILYRDDSVTDILEEIKESLQLLSNKYISQPSKPCI; from the coding sequence ATGACTGACAATATTACTAAATATACTAAATACTTTCAGGATACACTTGAAGATGAACTCATTACCGCCAGTGCTGTCAAAGGAGAATTCAAATTTGAACTTTCTCTTGATGAATTGCGCAGCGGTAAACTGACTGAAGTAAACACAAAGAAATTATTTCAGAAAAAGCCAAAGAATACTTCTCTAATAGGTATTACCATTGCACCTGTACAGCTTCAGCGCAAAATAAACAGAGCTAACAGTTACTCAAATGCACCGGCAACTATCATCCCAATGCAAGTTCCTTGCAGACTAACTAAGGATGGATACCTTTCTCCTAACAAGTTTAGAATGCCATGGTTGGTCCGAGACTATCTAAAACCTATTGTATCATCTTCAGAGTACACATTGGCCCACACAGATGATGTAGAAGATTATTTTGCACGCAACCGCAAAGATTTTAACTCGCTACCATGGAATGAGCTTTACAATTTTTTCATGACTGCACTGGAAGAACTGACGGGAATATCAAGAGGTGGAAATCTAAATATTTCAGGAATAGATTATGCTGTTGTTGCAAAGCCCTATGTTAACCCTAATGAAACACAAAGCGGGGCGGCAGCAAATATAAAACGTCTTTATGATAAGCTGTTAAACTCTAAAGACTTTCCTCCACTATATTCTTCACTTTTCAATACTTCCGCACAGAATCGCCCCTTGCTATCACTTGAAGAAGAATCTCACATTTCTGAGGAACACCATTTAGGACAAATGAGCAACAGTTTCGGCCTTAGCCCAAGCCAACGACAGACAATTCATCATTTTTTTTCAACTCACGAAGGAGAAGTTTTAGCCGTAAATGGCCCGCCAGGAACAGGTAAAACCACACTGCTGCAAAGTGCCATTGCATCATTATGGATAAAATCAATTTTGGATGCCCCTGATGGAAAAGCGATTCCTCCAATCATTGTGGCTACCTCCTCCAACAATCAGGCTGTAACTAATGTTATTCGGGACTTCGGAACAATCATGAAACCCGAGTCCGAAAACATACTAGAACGGAGGTGGTTACCCGAAGAAATTAAGAGCCTTGGTACATATGCTTTATCTGAAGGAAAATACAATAAACCAGGTAGCGACCTCAATGACTCATATCTTTCTATTGCAATAAAATATGTAGACAGCCATTATAGATTAGTAGGTTACTTTACTCACATAGAAGAAAAAGATTTTCTAGACAAAGGGTATAAAACTTTTATTAAAGCGTATACTCAGTACAGTGGACGCATTCCGAAGCAGACTTCTAAGAAACAAACTTTGCAAACAATACAATCTCGCTTACGCGAGAAGATTTTAGATAAATCGGGAGAAATGACAAAACTTATAGAACTCTGGAGAATATGCGTAAAAGACTGCAACTCTCTTCCAGAGTTGAAGAAAGATATTATCGAAATAGGTAATTATATTTCCGAAACGGAACAAGTTCTTACCGAACACCAAAAAACAGCTCAAGCAACGGCTACCTATTTGAATATCGTAAAAAATCAAATACAACTTGCAGCTGAGGAATTAACATCAGAACCTTTTTGGTACGGCATGCTTGGCTTCCTATCTTTTATAAAAACTAAAAAAAGAGCGAAGGCAAACGCATTTCTGATTAAAAATGACATTTCGTTTGAAAAACATCCCGAAAATTTTCAGGAAGTGTATGATAACCTGACTGCGAAATTAAGTGAAGTGCAGCAAACTTATGCTATCGACATGAACCTCGTCAGCGCAACTGAAAATAGAGTTACAGACTCCCGTAGAAAAAAATGTGAGCTGAATGCACGCCTTGATGAAATCAATACAAATATTTCCCTATTTGAATCTAAACTTCCAGAAGGCATGACTCCCGCTTTTGATCGGGATGGTCTGTACGCACTTCTTGAGCGTATCGACACAAAGCACCGCTTTGAAATATTCCTACTTGCAGTGCACTACTATGAGGCAAGATGGCTTGAGGAAGCACTCGGAAGTGTACAAAGTGATAAACCGCTGGACACAAAGGATCGATTAAAGCGGATATCAATGCTCACGCCCTGCATTGTTTCAACATTATTCATGACACCAAAGTTTTTTAGTTCCTATGGGCAACCATTATATGAATTCATTGACTTGCTCATTTTAGATGAGGCTGGACAATCCAGTTCTGATAAAGCTGCTGCTGTTTTTGCGCTAGCGAAGAAAGCTCTCGTTGTTGGAGATATTCATCAAATCGAGCCGGTATTTGGCATCACAGAAGCAATAGATCGCGGCAACTTATTACATAATAAGATCATCTCAAGTAGAAATGAAGATCTCCCCAAGCACCTTGCGGCTTCATGTAGCAATGCTATGCTCATGGCCCAACAGGTGACCCCCTACCAATGCATGATTGCAGGAGAGCCAGTAAAAGAACGTGGCATGCACCTTCTTGAACACCGCAGATGCCATAAAACCATTATCAGCTACTGCAAAGAACTCGCATATCCACATATGAAAACGCTTACCTGTCATGAGCCTGATGATTTTTATCTATTCCCACAGCTTGGATATGCGCATATTCCGTCCACAGGACAAAAGCGTAATGGTAGTTGGTATAATCCCTATGAAGCCCAAAATATTTCGCAATGGATGGCGAACAATCGCAGCAAAATTCTAGAACGGTATCAAGCTAATGCCCTATCAGATGTTTTGGCCATTGTGACCCCGTTCACTATGCAGGCAACGACACTGCGAAAATATGTGCAAGACATGCTCCCTTCCGAAGAAGCAAAGAGTATGACCATTGGAACAGTTCACAAGCTACAAGGAGCTGAGAAACCGATAATACTGTTCTCTCCTGTATATGGCCCCGGCAATGTTTCAACGCCGTTCTTTGATAGAGGCTTGAATATGCTAAACGTCGCAGTCTCGCGCGCAAAGCACTCTTTCCTTGTCTTCGGTAACATGAGTATGTTTCAGCCTGGTGATTGTAAGCCTTCCATGATTCTAGGAAAGCATTTAAATTTCACCAAAGGTCTAAATGAATTAGAAGGATTCAAGCTCGTAGAACGCCAAACAAATGGTCCTGTTCAACATTTGACAACCTTAGAACAGCATCAAGATATTCTTTCACAGGCCTTCACGACTGCTCAGAAAGAACTGCTCATAGTATCACCTTTCTTGAGCCAGAAAGCTCTGCAAGCAGACAGTATTTTATCTAAAATTAAAGAAGCCACACAGCGCGGAGTAAGTATAAAAATATATGCAGACGAGATGCTTGCACTATCCGGCGCACAGTACAAAAAAGAAAGACTAGAAAAAGTATCTGAACTCCTTAGCCAAGCTGGAGCAAAACTCCATTTCGCCAGGGGGTTACACAACAAGACACTCATTATCGATAATCACACACTCGTTGAAGGTTCTTTCAACTGGCTCTCTGCCCGCCGAGATAAATTAGCGAGATTGGAACATTCAATTTTATATAGGGATGATAGTGTGACGGACATTCTAGAAGAAATAAAGGAAAGTTTACAATTACTTAGCAATAAGTATATTTCACAACCGTCTAAGCCCTGTATATAA
- a CDS encoding AAA family ATPase, which produces MAYSWVPLFKEITDWISGYSDRQEELVTILRDIGIENINDKDSLGKTISLSEIDPFSFFAAILRFGYSKRKNFLGALINSQGFINTIPEDFDGVPNAMRMNAMLFPFVDKRENWMISSLWAAFNAAKKGALTEDQFTRALNVPQNGMAKMTQALFWAFPEKYFPVDKQTRPWLEDNRYSVPNDFISYQALLRDLKQNDDRPFYELSYIAWEEMQDETDEEDEGIDLNYDALEEFDVFNPESVLELNQILCGPPGTGKTFATAAIAVKIADNDWYSEKYNELAWSDFFEAVKERYDELVEQNRVVFTTFHQSFAYEDFIEGIRATTESGKEGLSYEVMDGVFYKICNSAEAKVIYQSEDEIDLEGRQIWKMSLGNTLFDEDVYYQECLENNYVLLGYGRDIDFAACKSRHAVQAKLESHINDKISANDYETTSVNIFVNSVQKGDLIVVSDGNYKFRAIAEVMEDYKLLETDERVGYQQKRGVKWLRIYEPSLPKEQLFKKSLSQQSIYELRPHSIDLEKLAILLAPQIDSEQEDLPYVVIIDEINRGNISRIFGELITLLEPDKRKGAENALSTMLPYSKRIFSVPDNVFILGTMNSADRSLAQMDLALRRRFNFIEMAPIPELLDEIYVHGVSISELLDIINQRIEALLGREYMIGHSYFITLKDSDVDELESALAGIFKHKIIPLLQEYFFDDWERIRWVLNDQNKESDACFVTRGGQESLLTLFGAEISKQLSDRRYRINDGAFNNPEAYRGILGAGEDE; this is translated from the coding sequence ATGGCTTATTCTTGGGTTCCACTTTTTAAAGAAATAACGGATTGGATTTCGGGATATTCCGATAGGCAAGAAGAGTTGGTTACTATTTTGCGTGATATTGGAATTGAGAATATTAATGATAAGGATTCATTGGGGAAAACTATTTCACTTAGTGAAATTGATCCATTTAGTTTTTTTGCTGCAATTCTTAGGTTTGGATATTCGAAAAGGAAGAATTTTTTAGGGGCTCTTATTAATAGTCAAGGTTTTATCAATACTATTCCAGAAGATTTTGACGGAGTTCCCAATGCCATGCGGATGAATGCTATGCTATTCCCTTTTGTCGATAAACGCGAAAATTGGATGATTTCTTCGCTCTGGGCTGCTTTTAATGCTGCAAAAAAGGGGGCACTAACAGAAGATCAGTTTACTAGAGCTTTGAATGTTCCACAAAATGGAATGGCTAAAATGACTCAAGCTTTGTTTTGGGCTTTTCCAGAAAAATATTTTCCGGTTGATAAACAAACAAGACCTTGGTTAGAAGATAATAGGTATAGCGTCCCCAATGATTTTATTAGCTATCAGGCTTTGCTTAGAGATTTAAAACAAAATGATGATAGACCGTTCTATGAATTGTCATATATTGCATGGGAAGAAATGCAAGATGAGACTGATGAAGAAGATGAAGGAATAGATTTAAACTATGATGCTCTTGAAGAGTTTGATGTTTTTAATCCTGAATCAGTCTTAGAATTGAATCAAATTTTATGCGGCCCTCCTGGGACAGGCAAGACATTTGCTACTGCGGCTATTGCTGTAAAGATTGCTGATAATGATTGGTATAGTGAGAAATACAATGAGCTGGCTTGGAGTGATTTTTTTGAAGCTGTTAAAGAACGCTATGATGAGCTTGTGGAGCAAAATCGCGTTGTTTTCACAACATTTCATCAAAGTTTTGCATATGAGGACTTTATTGAGGGGATTAGAGCTACCACTGAGAGTGGAAAAGAAGGGCTGAGCTATGAGGTTATGGATGGAGTTTTCTATAAAATTTGTAATTCAGCTGAAGCAAAAGTAATTTATCAATCCGAAGATGAAATTGACCTCGAAGGTCGTCAGATTTGGAAGATGTCACTGGGAAATACTCTTTTCGATGAAGACGTATACTATCAAGAATGCTTGGAAAATAATTATGTCCTTTTGGGTTATGGAAGGGATATAGATTTTGCTGCCTGTAAGTCACGACATGCTGTACAAGCTAAACTTGAATCTCATATTAATGATAAAATCTCTGCAAATGATTATGAAACTACTTCGGTAAATATTTTTGTAAATTCGGTGCAGAAGGGTGATTTGATTGTTGTTTCAGATGGAAATTATAAATTTAGAGCAATTGCTGAAGTTATGGAGGACTATAAACTATTAGAGACGGATGAGCGGGTTGGTTATCAGCAAAAAAGAGGAGTTAAATGGCTTAGGATTTATGAACCAAGCTTGCCTAAGGAGCAGTTATTCAAAAAGTCATTATCACAACAGTCCATCTATGAATTGCGTCCACATAGTATTGATCTTGAAAAATTAGCAATATTGTTGGCTCCACAAATTGATTCAGAGCAAGAAGATCTCCCTTATGTTGTAATTATAGATGAGATAAATCGTGGTAATATTTCAAGGATTTTTGGTGAATTAATTACTCTTTTAGAACCTGATAAACGAAAAGGAGCTGAAAATGCTTTGAGTACTATGTTGCCCTATTCAAAGCGTATCTTTTCCGTTCCTGACAATGTCTTTATTCTTGGTACCATGAATAGTGCTGACAGATCATTAGCTCAAATGGATCTTGCGTTACGCCGGAGGTTTAATTTTATAGAAATGGCTCCTATCCCTGAACTTTTAGATGAAATATATGTTCATGGCGTGTCTATATCAGAACTACTTGATATAATTAACCAGCGTATAGAAGCATTGCTTGGCAGGGAGTATATGATCGGTCATAGTTATTTTATTACTCTAAAAGATTCTGATGTGGATGAGTTAGAGTCGGCTTTGGCTGGTATATTTAAGCACAAAATAATTCCACTTCTCCAAGAATATTTTTTCGATGATTGGGAACGTATCCGCTGGGTTCTGAATGACCAAAATAAAGAATCTGATGCCTGTTTTGTTACCCGCGGTGGACAAGAATCCCTTTTAACATTGTTTGGGGCAGAAATAAGCAAACAACTAAGTGATCGGCGTTATAGAATTAATGATGGTGCTTTTAATAATCCAGAAGCTTATCGGGGAATATTAGGGGCTGGTGAGGATGAGTGA
- a CDS encoding McrC family protein, with protein MSENLSNVPAGIKVREYATLTTDNSFSQSMDYGVVTPETFGWLAKLNQQWRSSTKPFSFANANSISVNSYVGFLQSPTGQTIEVLPKTRRTSPCEEDVVKDRHLLQNMLKEALNIKPRETDMASLKCMNTPLHEWIITQFLIELTSLVRRGLCCDYHRVEEETRFIRGQLDIAKQSRQTPDKAGWFNVRHDVFNSNRVENHILKSALDIVLVLSKSSENWRLANALSHQLIELEPSSNPVQEFVFWQHGKLMQYYSAVKPWCELIIKKMNPNFQAGDFQGIALLFPMERLFESYVESSLRPSLAADMLLSPQPQYCHMVKHRPEGARKQEWFQLKPDLFVTSESYKAVLDAKWKLLDVSKDNGKDKYNLSQADFYQMFAYGHTYLEGHGEIMLIYPSYASFSSPLPKFEFDENLTLWAVPFDLEKRELVKGEWESAFPCFL; from the coding sequence ATGAGTGAAAATCTTTCTAATGTTCCTGCAGGAATTAAGGTGCGTGAGTATGCGACGTTAACGACTGATAATTCTTTTTCTCAAAGCATGGATTATGGGGTTGTTACCCCTGAAACGTTTGGTTGGTTGGCTAAATTGAATCAACAATGGAGAAGTAGTACAAAACCTTTTAGTTTTGCCAATGCAAACTCAATCAGCGTCAATAGTTATGTTGGGTTTTTGCAAAGCCCAACAGGACAAACTATTGAAGTTCTTCCCAAAACAAGACGCACATCTCCATGCGAAGAGGATGTTGTCAAAGATCGTCATCTTCTTCAAAATATGTTGAAGGAGGCGTTAAATATTAAGCCTCGTGAAACTGATATGGCTAGCCTCAAATGTATGAATACTCCACTACATGAATGGATAATTACTCAATTTCTTATAGAATTAACAAGTCTTGTTCGGCGAGGTTTGTGTTGCGACTACCATCGAGTGGAGGAAGAGACTCGTTTTATCCGAGGACAATTAGATATTGCAAAACAGAGTAGACAAACTCCAGATAAAGCGGGGTGGTTTAATGTTAGGCATGATGTTTTCAATTCGAACAGGGTTGAGAATCATATTTTGAAAAGTGCTCTTGATATTGTGCTTGTTCTATCCAAAAGTTCAGAGAACTGGCGTCTTGCCAATGCGTTGAGCCATCAACTTATCGAGTTAGAACCTTCTTCAAATCCTGTTCAGGAATTCGTTTTTTGGCAGCATGGTAAATTGATGCAGTATTATTCTGCTGTTAAGCCTTGGTGCGAACTGATTATTAAAAAAATGAATCCAAATTTTCAGGCAGGTGACTTCCAAGGCATAGCATTACTTTTTCCTATGGAGCGTTTGTTTGAATCCTATGTTGAAAGTTCTTTGCGTCCTTCCCTTGCAGCAGATATGTTATTATCTCCACAACCACAGTACTGCCATATGGTTAAGCATCGGCCCGAAGGAGCGCGTAAGCAAGAATGGTTTCAACTTAAGCCTGACTTATTTGTAACGTCAGAATCATATAAAGCTGTGCTTGATGCAAAGTGGAAGTTGTTGGATGTAAGCAAGGATAATGGCAAGGATAAGTATAATCTGAGTCAAGCTGATTTTTATCAGATGTTTGCTTATGGGCACACCTACCTGGAAGGTCATGGTGAAATTATGTTGATTTATCCAAGCTATGCATCGTTTTCTTCACCACTACCTAAATTTGAATTTGATGAGAACCTTACTCTATGGGCGGTTCCTTTTGATCTTGAAAAAAGGGAACTAGTGAAAGGAGAGTGGGAGAGTGCGTTTCCATGTTTTTTGTAG
- a CDS encoding potassium channel family protein, with amino-acid sequence MNLLKLFYLLSPTWVLADYLKRHLNRTRVITNLNTFYTVISVVSTATALIYQATWQNQPNNSLYNSLPIHAIIIWSYFLISRCNEIFWAFLRDAFDTINDCYIQNSKLTAQDRIRLSLKSYLELIFNFSLLYALLPANKTYWNKNDLTEIFDFIYFSGVTITTLGYGDISPVHWYPKLLTIYEVFCGFILLIVCFTIYTGKIGPTTDNSN; translated from the coding sequence ATGAACTTACTGAAATTATTTTATCTTTTATCCCCCACATGGGTTTTAGCTGACTACCTTAAAAGGCACCTTAATAGAACAAGAGTCATTACGAATCTTAACACTTTTTATACTGTAATCTCAGTAGTAAGCACTGCCACAGCCCTTATATATCAAGCTACTTGGCAAAACCAGCCCAACAACTCTCTATATAATTCGTTACCCATACATGCGATTATCATATGGTCCTATTTTTTAATTTCAAGATGTAATGAAATTTTTTGGGCATTTCTTAGAGATGCCTTTGATACTATAAACGACTGCTACATTCAAAACAGTAAGCTAACAGCTCAAGACCGTATAAGATTATCTTTAAAAAGTTACCTAGAACTAATTTTTAATTTTTCATTACTTTATGCACTCCTTCCTGCAAACAAAACATATTGGAACAAAAATGATCTGACAGAAATATTTGACTTTATCTACTTTAGTGGAGTTACAATAACAACGCTTGGATATGGTGATATAAGCCCTGTTCATTGGTATCCTAAGTTACTAACTATATATGAAGTATTTTGCGGATTTATACTCTTAATCGTTTGCTTTACAATCTACACAGGAAAAATTGGCCCTACTACAGATAATTCTAACTAG
- a CDS encoding helix-turn-helix domain-containing protein encodes MSDIVQRFLAVKDNLGLTKSKFCKDVEVSVATFDNYFNGKGVPKAIFLANVCKKFGVDGTWLLTGEGKMFRDSEESIEQSLPLVTQKLLVVEKSMDKATSFAKLEAMKAVIEGEILAEKTQQSRTDADQAANG; translated from the coding sequence ATGTCAGATATTGTTCAAAGATTTCTAGCTGTTAAAGATAACCTAGGTCTTACAAAATCTAAGTTTTGTAAGGATGTAGAGGTTTCTGTCGCTACCTTTGATAACTACTTCAATGGAAAGGGTGTTCCTAAGGCTATTTTCTTGGCGAATGTATGCAAGAAATTTGGAGTCGATGGAACATGGCTTTTGACTGGAGAGGGTAAGATGTTTCGTGATTCAGAAGAGTCCATAGAGCAGAGTCTGCCTTTAGTTACACAAAAGCTGCTTGTCGTTGAAAAATCAATGGATAAGGCCACAAGTTTTGCCAAACTGGAGGCTATGAAAGCCGTCATTGAAGGCGAAATTCTGGCCGAAAAAACACAACAATCCAGAACCGATGCCGATCAAGCCGCGAATGGATAG
- a CDS encoding phage regulatory CII family protein — translation MSFIDIVRKMVLDSDIGARAVAEMVSKKYHVLMNELNSENTSHKLGADLLEPLMKACRSDAPMHHLAASMGGLFIRIPKENCSNTSLVKAVKEFGELIAVYGQTIEDGKLSSNDKKKIRKEGQEALTAIQELLCGLDGTAEHNSHV, via the coding sequence ATGAGCTTCATAGATATAGTTCGGAAAATGGTTCTTGATTCAGATATCGGAGCTCGTGCTGTAGCGGAGATGGTTAGCAAAAAATATCATGTTCTCATGAATGAATTGAACTCTGAGAATACTAGTCACAAGCTTGGAGCAGACCTTCTTGAACCATTGATGAAGGCTTGCCGTTCAGATGCTCCTATGCACCATCTTGCCGCAAGTATGGGCGGACTTTTCATAAGAATACCTAAAGAGAACTGCTCCAACACAAGTCTTGTTAAAGCCGTTAAAGAATTCGGCGAACTCATAGCTGTCTACGGACAGACAATTGAAGACGGAAAACTAAGTAGCAATGATAAAAAGAAAATCCGTAAAGAAGGCCAAGAAGCTTTGACAGCAATTCAAGAACTTCTATGCGGATTAGATGGAACTGCTGAGCATAATTCTCATGTTTAG
- a CDS encoding tyrosine-type recombinase/integrase produces MSSNSFEATKYIGVRFRSHKTRRHGVLLDKYFVIRYKVNGKLREEGLGWASQGWSPAKAHKIRSEVTANIKLGVGPQSLGEFREIKAEEQRVKIVASKARKPFSEAGETYIEEYARNNKKSWKHDRTRFKLHLAPVIGKISLDYLTFQHIEVLKSTVAGKGLSKATVVQCLALARQICNYSIQRGWLNGANPVKGVKFPRLNNQRLRYCSLDEEIAFFEMAIQRRYLDCHDICLLSLYTGMRMGEIFALTRQDIDLVENRIIIKGESGADDGPKSGRSRVAYITEKILPMLATRIPDLLNMESLLFPSPSGDMRKEIGENFATLMKPLGWNEGVTDRRLRFCAHCFRHTFASRLVAKGVPLPVVQKMMGHATIQTTMRYTHTHDDQCRNAAQLLV; encoded by the coding sequence ATGAGCAGTAATAGTTTTGAAGCTACTAAGTATATCGGAGTTAGATTTCGCAGTCATAAAACACGCAGGCATGGAGTGCTTCTCGATAAGTACTTTGTGATCAGATATAAGGTCAACGGTAAATTGCGTGAAGAAGGTCTAGGTTGGGCATCGCAGGGATGGTCTCCGGCCAAAGCTCATAAGATCAGATCCGAAGTCACTGCGAATATCAAGCTCGGTGTCGGTCCGCAATCTCTCGGAGAATTCAGAGAGATCAAAGCCGAAGAGCAGAGAGTTAAAATCGTTGCCAGCAAGGCTCGTAAACCTTTCTCCGAAGCAGGGGAAACATACATTGAAGAGTACGCCAGAAACAATAAGAAGAGTTGGAAGCATGACCGCACCCGCTTCAAACTTCACCTCGCGCCGGTCATTGGAAAAATCAGCCTTGATTATCTGACCTTTCAGCATATCGAAGTTCTTAAGAGCACCGTGGCTGGGAAGGGACTTTCTAAAGCAACGGTTGTGCAATGTCTCGCCCTTGCTCGGCAAATCTGTAATTACTCCATTCAAAGAGGATGGCTGAACGGAGCTAATCCGGTTAAGGGAGTTAAGTTTCCCAGACTCAATAACCAAAGGCTCCGCTATTGTTCTCTTGACGAGGAAATTGCTTTTTTTGAGATGGCTATTCAAAGGAGATACCTTGATTGCCATGATATCTGCTTGCTCAGTCTTTATACTGGTATGCGGATGGGAGAAATTTTTGCTCTTACCAGACAGGACATCGATCTTGTTGAGAACAGAATCATTATTAAAGGAGAATCCGGTGCTGACGATGGACCCAAGTCCGGAAGAAGCAGAGTTGCGTACATCACTGAAAAAATACTGCCGATGCTGGCAACTAGAATCCCCGATCTGCTCAATATGGAGTCCTTGTTGTTTCCCAGTCCTTCTGGTGATATGCGGAAAGAAATCGGAGAAAACTTCGCAACTCTGATGAAGCCTCTTGGATGGAATGAAGGCGTTACTGATCGCCGGTTGCGTTTTTGTGCTCATTGTTTTCGTCATACTTTTGCTTCCCGTCTTGTCGCCAAGGGTGTTCCTCTTCCTGTTGTTCAAAAAATGATGGGCCATGCTACTATTCAGACCACTATGCGCTACACTCATACTCATGATGATCAGTGCCGGAATGCGGCTCAACTGCTGGTTTAA